The nucleotide window TCAGAATTGATCTACAAGTccatcaaaacaaaatccaattagtttatgataatcttaaaacaaaactttaattttatccaaatacAAATTAGGGAAGCAATTAGAAAAGTTTGGAAACTAATTActgaataaacaaaaaaattgaaaacatttgagcacatgattaaattaataaaatatggtaATCGAATTAATTAATGGCATATTCgatattaccttttattttaaatcattaactatttatgaaaactagtaattaaacatactttataaatgtaatataattaaacatactttattttaaattaggtaactttaaataaataagaaaaaattcaaaattgtaatataaatgaaatagtGAAAATCATGCTAACATTAAGGcattcttaattcaaattacccaaaaagaaatatattttagtaGTTTATATATGACATTAGGAACTACTGAGTTAAGGAATTATTCATAAtcgaaattaaattaaaacaaaagcaTGGGGGGTTTTACTTATCAGTTTGGGCTTAATAAGCCTACATGCTGAGCTTACTTATAGTACAAGCCAACCCTAAGAGATTATATCAGCCCACAAAAGTAAGATGGATCacttgtttttaaaaaatccctttcaattattttaatttattgttacaataaattattaacattcaatttaattcctaattcaaatttgacatatatatttgtaagtttttatttttactattttcaataaagaaataaacataaaattgataCCTTATGCTCCAAGCAAATGGATTTCGATTCAGAAACTTGAACTTCACCTTCCTTGTTATTATCTTGGAAGCCTTGATATGTTGAAGTAAAGTttgaacaatataatatatttaacgTTTTCAACATTGGCAATTCCAAGGCATCTACTCCAAGATAGAAAACATTAAGTTTTGGTAAATATGTAAGCTCCAATTTCGTTAACCGTGGAAAGATAGAATCAACcacttcttttccttcttcttcttcaacaatcttCTCTAAAATCTCACAATCCACTATCTTAAGGCATTGGAGTTGCTGGAGGCTTTTGGCTATAAAAAGTGgaaatgcatattttattttatcacatccCTCCAAAATCaattgtgtcaaattttgataagaaaaagtCGAAAGTTGACTCTCTCAAATCTTCTCAAAACTAATATTGACCAACTCCAAGACCATCAAATTGGTAAAAATAACCTACAGTCAATGTTAGTTAATGTTTCAATATCTACCAAGTCATacgagaaaatttaaaaaataaaataatgattagaTCTTACAGATTTATAGATGAAGTGCcattaatattaacaatgtgTTTTGTTTCATTTCCTCTAATAATATCAACTAATGGAATGAAGCAGGAATTGATGAAATCAATTTGATAGATGTTATATATCATAGAGACAAAAGAGACATACTTAATTGAAAGTTTAAAtcacttaaaaagaaaagaagaaataagacAACACCACAACCATACTTTAACAAACGTGaattagaataaaagaaaataaaaatataaagcaCGTAGGCTTTGCTTATTATGTTGAGCTTAATAGGCCAACATGTTGAGCTTACCTGGTCTGAAAAAAGCCCTCtcttaatgattttaatttatctttataataaattattaacatttattCACATATATTTGTGTTATCTCAACTTACAAgcaatacaaaatataaattttatgattactttccattttttttctaatttaaaaatcaaatagcATTGGCTTATTTAAACCCTAtactttaatatgtttaatttacAAGATTCCCATAACAAATTGTCCAAATTCAATCCAccattcttttaattttaattatttttctaaatttaggtttactctatatatatatatatatatatattcttttttatactctattaataaaaaaaataaacatgagaTTGATACCTTTTGCCCAAAGAAGATGGATTTTGACTCTGAATCTTGAATTTCACCGTCCTCATTATTATCTTGGAAACTTTGACATCTTAAAGTGAAGTTTGGACACCTTACTATCTTCAGTGTTTTCAATATTGGCAATTCTAAAGCATCTATTCCTTTGTAGAAAATGGTAAGTTTTGGTAAATCTGTAAGCTCCAATTTAGTTATTCGTGGAGagataaaattaacaacttctGCTCCTTCTTTTTCAACAATCTTCTCTAAAACCTTACAATCTTTTATCATAAGATATTGGAGTTGCTCGAGGCTTTTAGCTATGGAAAATGgaaatacatgttttattttatcacatttcacCAACATCAtctgtgtcaaattttgataagaaaaaattgaaagttgaCTCTCCCAAATCCTTCCAAAACTAATATTGACCAATTTCAAGACCATCAAATTGGTGAAAATAACCTGCAGTCAAATTTggtaactttaaataaataagaaaaaattcaaaattgtaatataaatataataacggAAATCATACTAACATTAAGacattcttaattcaaattatccAAATAGGAATATAAGTTAGTAGTTTAAATATGATATTAGTAACTATTGAGTAAGGAAttattcataatcaaaattagattaaaacaaAGGCATGGGGACTTTACTTATCAATTTGGGCTTAATAGGCCTACATGCTGAGTTTACTTATCAAATATGTGTGTTGGACCAAAATTCATAACCCTACGAACATCCAATTTGAGAGATAAAACTAGTACAAGCCAATCCTTAGAGACAATATTAGCCCACAAAAGATGGACCAATTGGCCTAAAAAAGATATCCCTCTATTAATTATCTGACTATATCTTTACAATAAATTCTTaacattcaatttaattttgaattcaaaactcaaataatgTTGGaatctatatatgtgtgtgtgtatgcacGCACATGCCTAAATAAGttcttatttttactttttttaaataaagaaataaacatgAAATTGATACCTTCTCATTAAATAATGGCAGCATTTGCTTATCATCAAGATCCTCCTCGTCATTTGAAGATTTGACTATGCGTAAGACTTCAACATTATTGATTCCATATAATTCTTCTTGAGAGATGGGAGAATTACATGCAAATTCCAAAATCCTTAGGTATTTACTTCTTGGATCTTCGTAATACTCATATCCTATTGTTATTTTGTACCTTCTAAGCTCTTTGGAAATGAAATCTTTAGGCAACACATTGTTATCTTCAATATCCAATTCTAAACTAGTGAGGTTGGACAAGAGCTTCAATTCCTTGAGTACTTCATGCTTCCATTTAATGGGACATCcctttatataaaattcttcCAATTTGGATAATTGTGATATCACATTTGGAGTAATAACTTTCAGTTGCCGACAATCACTTAAATCTAACAACCTTAGTTGAGTCAACTGACCTAATTCTAGAGGAAACACTTCAATATCTAACTCTTGCAAGCTAAGAACTTTTAGTGTCTTTAGCTTTCCGATAATAGCAAAATCTTTAATTTCGCTATTATCTAAACACAATGTTTGAAGATTTGCCAGAACAACAATTGATGATGGTAATGACAATTGTTGTAGTTCAACTAAATTCAGTACTTTGAGCTTCGACAACATTGTGAAGGAGTCCTTCAGGATTTCAAAAGAAGAGTTAGACATATTGGACACAGAAAAATATTCAAGATCTAGACAATCCAAATTACTTGGCAAAAGCTAACTAATGATAGTATTGTTGCCAAGTAAGGAGATGTTTGTGTATTTCTTGAGTTTGTCTCTATCCTTCCAATCACGTTCAACATCATTTCTCATTGTAAACACATGGTGATCCATATATGCAATTGTTGTGGCAATAGCACGAACAAGATCATGCATAGCAAATTGTTCGCTTTCGACCCCATTAAGTAACAAACATGCATCTTTAAGGTCATCAACCAATTTATCTAATCTATCTCGTGCGTCTTCCATTGTCAAATTAACTTCGCCAAGAATATCCAGACACACAACATGTTTGAACAAGTCTGAAATGGaagtattatttttcattagacTAGAAATTAAAAACGTTTTCTTAAGTTCATCATCTCTTAAATACTTGTAACTTAAGGCAATCTTCGTGTAATCATTTTCTAGGAATCCTGTAAACTTTGCTGGTGAAGGTGCTCTCAATTCTTGTAATGCATACTTCCAATCAGATAGACGACTCTTGTTTTTTAATGCTTTAGCTATTGTACTAATGACAATAGGTAATCCGCCGCACTCTTTGCATACATCACTTGGTAGAGAATACAATTCACGTGTTTGAATAACATTTCTTGCAAAGAGATATAGAATtaaacaaattacattttctatTTACATACATACTTTGGATTTAGAAACAAGAAAAgtacaaaatattgaattttagtCATTTCCCATATAAAtccatcaattttttcttttatctaaaTGGATTCactttataatatcaaatatgattcctcttaaatttttatttttaaaaatctataatagGACGCTACCAACATAATAAGTGGCAAATAATGTCTCTCTCAAAGTGTTTGAAAAAGATATGAATCAATATCTTGAAtgcaaaatagttttatttaacaaacaatataaaaataggttcttaagattttttattcGTACACAAATTTAGcggaaaattttatgtttattcatttgcaaaatctattaaattgtAAACGTTCTCATATTAAAGCTTCATAATAGTTTAAAGTCTTcacattatataaattttgattaaagtcTTAAATGCAAATCAAAATACTGCattgagtaaattacatttttcacccaaggttaGACCTTAAAATACTTTCCACACCTAGTTAGCACAAACAACActttttacacaaaataaaactctattaatgaaaatatagaagtaataaattttaggAGATTGATTAACACAATAAAATcgaagataaaaaattgatgtctagagtaggggtggatttgatctGGCCAAACCTAAGGTTTACTCAAACTTGGAGCAAAGGCATAATATTTGGTTCGAGCTCATTTGATCTGATGAACAATGTCATCGGAGAGCCACTGACATGGTTAACACTTAACATTGTCTAATTCAAAATGGTTAACAATATCATTGACAGAATAAACAATgtcattgaataaataaataagtcgATCTTAAGTTGAGTTATTGAGCTAAAACTCTTGTTTAAAATCAACtcgtttaattcaatttgaaacagCTCGAATTGGATCCACTCTTAATCTTGAGtgtgaatataataaaactaaattgtaATGTTTTTCTATTAGGAACacaagtgaaattaaaatttgaagttggAATTTGTTcatgttataattaatttgatattttaatattcacatcaaaacacatcaaataattaaaaaatagaattaaaatgtGTTGACTAAGAAAACATGCAAATGAAAATTCTATAACACAGTTACCTGCCATTTTGGCGAACAAGGTCcaagcttcttcttcatttaaaatgtCCATCCCGAAATTATTTGTGGAACCCATACTCTCCAACACATCTAAGTTTCTTGCTGTAAACAAAAGTTTATTTCTTCCACGATCAGTTTCGCAAGGAATTCCTATAGTCTTATCAAATTCTAGAGGTTCCCAAATATTATCtagaattaaaagaatattcttGCCCTCCATTCTTGAATATAGCGCCTTTGCCCTTTCACTTTCGTTTTCGAATTTTAGACCTAAGTTGTCTGCAATTgctgtttgaattttttttatatcaggAGATTCAGATACctacaagacaaaaaaaaaaaaaaaagcccaatcagaagaagaaaataaagcaaactttaaaagatgaacaatattgtattgaatgtttctttacctcaacaaaaacaatatccTCGAAGAGTTGGTCCATCTTAGCTTTTCTACCAAGTTCCTGCACAAGAGTGGTCTTCCCAATACCACCCATCCCATATACGCCGGTCATGAAGACATTCTCATCAATTAGAGCATCCCATACATTCTTCATAGTAgagtttcttgattcaaaagCCAAATAATCTTCACTAGACCTTAGCCAAATCTCCAATAGTGGATTAGTACGAGAGGAAACTGGACCCAATTCCTTTCCTTGCTGGAGGAGTGGATCAACATTATCCCGCTTTAATTTGAATGCTTTCTTGCTGTGTTTGTAGTGAATGATGAAGTTGCAACACAATCCCTTAGAATAACGCTGGTTGTCAGCTttttcttgaatcaactgcTCTACTTTAGTAATCGCCTTCTCCACATCATTCTGCCAATCCTTCACATTTTGTTTGATCTTCCCCAAATTTCTTTCAGCGGCATCAACTTGATCATGCACTTCTTCTTTGGTGTTCTTCAGCTTCTTAACTTCCTTTTcgagatttttgaaattggtatTATAGTTGAACAAGTACTTAAATTGATGCGAAATGGGAACAACCAACCACTTGCCAACTTCAAGGACAGGGCTCACCACACTTCCGATACTCCCGGCAACATCacacattttttgtttttttaaagtttcaaaaacagaagagaagaaagtgaaaatgattaaaacacaccgaaattaacaataaacaacagaaaagattttttttttcctagatGAGAAATAgccgattttttttttttaagaattgagAATACTGAATCAAGGGATGTGGTTTCAGAGAGGTTTGTAAGTGAAAGTATTTCTTAAtaattgaaagagaagaaatgtgATGATGATAAAGAGAAATGAAAgtttaacaaaattcaattgatttgaaactgaaaattacCACTGACCTTATTAATTTGCGGTGGAAAATGAAGAGTAGGTAGATAATTAATCTGATAAAGATAAACACATCTTTCAAGAAGTAGTCACATGAAAGAGTTCAAAGTTGGTTCtcatccatcttcatcttcacatgATGGATCTCAACTGTAATCTCTTTTCTCtgttttatcttatttcatACCTCAAAAACTCACGTGCATCTTCCACCTAACtgtactcttaaaattaaaagcatACAAACCCAAGTTTACATTTCAACAACCATTTTAAATGTCcgtattttttcttgttttttcttagtttcatgCCTGATAAACAGTAAATTACAATTCCAcaaactatttgttaaattattttcagaacattcattttttaaattacaattctttgtttttggtgtccagatatttttcattcaactcctaatttatgagaaaattgattagaaaaaaattttaatctgaaTGCCTGATTCCAGTTTCTACGTGTGCTTTCCAGCTAAAAAGTGAGCTGTCATGGAAATAGATTTTCACAATATATTGTTCAGAGACTAGGAGCAGGAGAGAGACTTACATGTACTccaattgtttcaaatattatatttcgtACCAAAATTTTCAcgtcattattattttagtctcattcttttttcaatcattttttaagCCAATTCCATTGATCGTTAATAAAATGGGCAACATGAAATGATATAA belongs to Mangifera indica cultivar Alphonso chromosome 2, CATAS_Mindica_2.1, whole genome shotgun sequence and includes:
- the LOC123208788 gene encoding probable disease resistance protein At1g61310 — its product is MCDVAGSIGSVVSPVLEVGKWLVVPISHQFKYLFNYNTNFKNLEKEVKKLKNTKEEVHDQVDAAERNLGKIKQNVKDWQNDVEKAITKVEQLIQEKADNQRYSKGLCCNFIIHYKHSKKAFKLKRDNVDPLLQQGKELGPVSSRTNPLLEIWLRSSEDYLAFESRNSTMKNVWDALIDENVFMTGVYGMGGIGKTTLVQELGRKAKMDQLFEDIVFVEVSESPDIKKIQTAIADNLGLKFENESERAKALYSRMEGKNILLILDNIWEPLEFDKTIGIPCETDRGRNKLLFTARNLDVLESMGSTNNFGMDILNEEEAWTLFAKMAGNCVIEFSFACFLSQHILILFFNYLMCFDVNIKISN